From a region of the Thiorhodovibrio winogradskyi genome:
- a CDS encoding addiction module protein, with protein MTSFQQLEHAALELSESQRAALAQRLLLSLRASSSEEDKDEAWLTEANRRARELDAGLVKPVPAEEVREKAKLLTG; from the coding sequence ATGACGAGTTTTCAACAGCTTGAGCATGCGGCACTGGAATTATCCGAAAGCCAGCGAGCGGCGCTCGCGCAGCGCCTGCTACTCAGTCTTCGTGCTTCTTCATCTGAGGAAGACAAGGATGAAGCGTGGCTGACCGAGGCGAACCGCAGAGCTCGAGAGCTTGATGCCGGGCTCGTTAAGCCGGTTCCGGCTGAAGAGGTTAGGGAAAAAGCAAAGCTGCTGACGGGATGA
- a CDS encoding transposase → MPRRPRLHIADYPHHIVQRGHNRAACFFAEEDYQTYRHWLGEALANTGAALHAYVLMTNHVHLLVTPKAAEDIPRLVMAIGRRYVQTINKTYRRTGTLWDSRYKSSLIQTDTYLLRCQRYIELNPVRADMVRDPGEYPWSSYRANGLGASDSLLSPHALYLALGDAPEARQAAYRELFRTGLDGAALSELRLAIQQSQPIGSERFLQQIEQMTGQRREARPRGRPRLEPDGPTVLPGQMELGF, encoded by the coding sequence ATGCCACGACGCCCCCGCCTGCACATCGCCGACTACCCGCATCACATCGTCCAGCGCGGTCATAACCGTGCGGCCTGCTTTTTTGCCGAGGAAGACTATCAGACCTATCGGCACTGGCTGGGCGAGGCGCTGGCGAACACCGGCGCGGCTTTGCATGCCTATGTGCTGATGACCAATCATGTCCATCTGCTGGTCACGCCCAAGGCGGCTGAGGATATTCCCCGGCTGGTCATGGCCATCGGTCGGCGCTACGTTCAGACCATCAACAAGACCTACCGCCGCACCGGCACCCTGTGGGACAGTCGCTACAAGTCCTCGCTGATCCAAACCGACACCTATCTGCTGCGCTGCCAGCGCTACATTGAGCTGAATCCGGTACGCGCCGACATGGTGCGCGACCCAGGGGAGTATCCTTGGAGCAGCTACCGGGCCAACGGCCTGGGCGCCAGCGATTCGCTGCTCTCGCCACATGCGCTGTATCTGGCGCTGGGCGACGCGCCCGAGGCCAGACAAGCAGCCTATCGGGAGCTGTTTCGCACCGGACTCGATGGCGCCGCGCTCTCGGAGTTGCGCCTGGCGATTCAACAATCCCAGCCCATCGGCAGTGAGCGGTTTTTGCAGCAGATCGAGCAAATGACCGGTCAGCGGCGCGAGGCGCGCCCACGTGGGCGACCGCGCCTGGAGCCAGATGGGCCGACGGTGTTGCCGGGGCAGATGGAGTTGGGGTTTTAG